In one window of Calypte anna isolate BGI_N300 chromosome 1, bCalAnn1_v1.p, whole genome shotgun sequence DNA:
- the CHRM2 gene encoding muscarinic acetylcholine receptor M2 isoform X2 — translation MNNSTYINSSSKNAMALESPYKTVEVVFIVLVAGSLSLVTIIGNILVMVSIKVNRHLQTVNNYFLFSLACADLIIGIFSMNLYTLYTVIGYWPLGPVVCDLWLALDYVVSNASVMNLLIISFDRYFCVTKPLTYPVKRTTKMAGMMIAAAWVLSFILWAPAILFWQFIVGGRTVPDGDCYIQFFSNPAVTFGTAIAAFYLPVVIMTVLYWEISRASRSRIKKGKKEAAQNQDTVSPSLVQGKTVKPNNNNIPSGGDGLEHSKIQNGKTTEETVTENCVQGEEKESSNDSTSVSVVASNIKEDEAAKDASRASASQDNLKVENSKLTCIRIVTKSQKGDPCAPTNTTVEIVGTNGEEKQNSVARKIVKMTKQPAKKKPPPSREKKVTRTILAILLAFIITWTPYNVMVLINSFCTSCIPGTVWTIGYWLCYINSTINPACYALCNATFKKTFKHLLMCNYKNIGATR, via the coding sequence ATGAATAACTCAACGTACATAAATTCTTCCAGCAAAAATGCAATGGCTTTGGAGAGCCCCTATAAAACTGTCGAGGTTGTCTTCATCGTCCTGGTAGCAGGGTCTCTCAGTCTGGTCACCATAATTGGGAACATCCTGGTTATGGTGTCAATCAAAGTCAACAGGCATCTCCAGACTGTCAACAACTATTTCCTCTTCAGCTTGGCCTGTGCTGACTTGATCATCGGCATCTTCTCAATGAACCTATATACCCTCTACACTGTGATAGGCTACTGGCCCTTAGGGCCTGTGGTGTGTGACCTCTGGCTGGCTCTTGACTACGTAGTCAGCAACGCCTCTGTAATGAACCTCCTCATTATCAGCTTTGACAGATACTTTTGTGTCACCAAGCCCCTGACCTATCCTGTAAAGAGGACCACTAAGATGGCAGGCATGATGATCGCGGCTGCCTGGGTGCTGTCCTTCATCCTGTGGGCCCCTGCAATTCTCTTCTGGCAGTTCATTGTGGGAGGAAGGACTGTCCCAGATGGGGATTGCTACATCCAGTTTTTTTCCAATCCTGCCGTCACTTTTGGCACTGCCATCGCAGCCTTCTATTTGCCTGTTGTCATCATGACTGTCCTTTACTGGGAAATCTCCCGAGCCAGTAGGAGTCGgataaagaaagggaaaaaggaagctGCCCAAAACCAAGATACAGTTTCCCCCAGCCTCGTCCAAGGTAAAACAGtgaaaccaaacaacaacaacatccCAAGCGGTGGGGATGGATTGGAGCACAGCAAAATTCAGAATGGAAAAACCACTGAAGAGACTGTGACAGAGAACTGTGTtcaaggggaggagaaggaaagctcCAATGACTCCACCTCTGTAAGTGTCGTTGCTTCCAACATCAAAGAGGATGAAGCTGCCAAAGATGCCAGCCGAGCTTCTGCTTCCCAAGACAATCTCAAAGTGGAGAACTCCAAGCTGACATGCATCAGGATAGTCACCAAGTCCCAAAAGGGTGACCCCTGTGCCCCCACCAACACTACCGTGGAGATTGTAGGCACCAACggagaagagaaacagaatagCGTAGCTCGGAAAATTGTCAAGATGACAAAGCAGCCAGCCAAAAAGAAACCACCTCCttctagagagaaaaaagtgacaAGGACTATTTTGGCCATCCTGCTGGCCTTCATCATCACCTGGACCCCATACAATGTGATGGTGCTTATCAACAGCTTCTGCACATCCTGCATCCCTGGCACTGTATGGACCATAGGTTACTGGCTCTGTTATATCAACAGCACTATCAACCCTGCTTGTTACGCCCTCTGCAATGCCACTTTTAAGAAGACCTTTAAGCACCTTCTTATGTGTAATTACAAGAATATAGGAGCTACAAGGTAA
- the CHRM2 gene encoding muscarinic acetylcholine receptor M2 isoform X1 — MNNSTYINSSSKNAMALESPYKTVEVVFIVLVAGSLSLVTIIGNILVMVSIKVNRHLQTVNNYFLFSLACADLIIGIFSMNLYTLYTVIGYWPLGPVVCDLWLALDYVVSNASVMNLLIISFDRYFCVTKPLTYPVKRTTKMAGMMIAAAWVLSFILWAPAILFWQFIVGGRTVPDGDCYIQFFSNPAVTFGTAIAAFYLPVVIMTVLYWEISRASRSRIKKGKKEAAQNQDTVSPSLVQGKTVKPNNNNIPSGGDGLEHSKIQNGKTTEETVTENCVQGEEKESSNDSTSVSVVASNIKEDEAAKDASRASASQDNLKVENSKLTCIRIVTKSQKGDPCAPTNTTVEIVGTNGEEKQNSVARKIVKMTKQPAKKKPPPSREKKVTRTILAILLAFIITWTPYNVMVLINSFCTSCIPGTVWTIGYWLCYINSTINPACYALCNATFKKTFKHLLMCNYKNIGATRFRFPPE; from the exons ATGAATAACTCAACGTACATAAATTCTTCCAGCAAAAATGCAATGGCTTTGGAGAGCCCCTATAAAACTGTCGAGGTTGTCTTCATCGTCCTGGTAGCAGGGTCTCTCAGTCTGGTCACCATAATTGGGAACATCCTGGTTATGGTGTCAATCAAAGTCAACAGGCATCTCCAGACTGTCAACAACTATTTCCTCTTCAGCTTGGCCTGTGCTGACTTGATCATCGGCATCTTCTCAATGAACCTATATACCCTCTACACTGTGATAGGCTACTGGCCCTTAGGGCCTGTGGTGTGTGACCTCTGGCTGGCTCTTGACTACGTAGTCAGCAACGCCTCTGTAATGAACCTCCTCATTATCAGCTTTGACAGATACTTTTGTGTCACCAAGCCCCTGACCTATCCTGTAAAGAGGACCACTAAGATGGCAGGCATGATGATCGCGGCTGCCTGGGTGCTGTCCTTCATCCTGTGGGCCCCTGCAATTCTCTTCTGGCAGTTCATTGTGGGAGGAAGGACTGTCCCAGATGGGGATTGCTACATCCAGTTTTTTTCCAATCCTGCCGTCACTTTTGGCACTGCCATCGCAGCCTTCTATTTGCCTGTTGTCATCATGACTGTCCTTTACTGGGAAATCTCCCGAGCCAGTAGGAGTCGgataaagaaagggaaaaaggaagctGCCCAAAACCAAGATACAGTTTCCCCCAGCCTCGTCCAAGGTAAAACAGtgaaaccaaacaacaacaacatccCAAGCGGTGGGGATGGATTGGAGCACAGCAAAATTCAGAATGGAAAAACCACTGAAGAGACTGTGACAGAGAACTGTGTtcaaggggaggagaaggaaagctcCAATGACTCCACCTCTGTAAGTGTCGTTGCTTCCAACATCAAAGAGGATGAAGCTGCCAAAGATGCCAGCCGAGCTTCTGCTTCCCAAGACAATCTCAAAGTGGAGAACTCCAAGCTGACATGCATCAGGATAGTCACCAAGTCCCAAAAGGGTGACCCCTGTGCCCCCACCAACACTACCGTGGAGATTGTAGGCACCAACggagaagagaaacagaatagCGTAGCTCGGAAAATTGTCAAGATGACAAAGCAGCCAGCCAAAAAGAAACCACCTCCttctagagagaaaaaagtgacaAGGACTATTTTGGCCATCCTGCTGGCCTTCATCATCACCTGGACCCCATACAATGTGATGGTGCTTATCAACAGCTTCTGCACATCCTGCATCCCTGGCACTGTATGGACCATAGGTTACTGGCTCTGTTATATCAACAGCACTATCAACCCTGCTTGTTACGCCCTCTGCAATGCCACTTTTAAGAAGACCTTTAAGCACCTTCTTATGTGTAATTACAAGAATATAGGAGCTACAAG GTTTCGCTTCCCTCCTGAGTAG